Within the Clostridium scatologenes genome, the region TTTACTATATGATTGCAAATAACCTTAGTAACTTCTGATAAACTAATCTTCCATGGAATTTCAAAAACAGGGAAATCATTTTCATCAGATATTCTCTTTATATAATCAGGTACCCTTGAAAAATATTTTCCAACATTCACAATTAATCCTGCTGCATGCTTTTTTATTAATCCGTTTATTAATTCAATAAATCCATTCCTATTATCAAAAATTGCTACCCCTGTAAGTATTATTAATTCATCACTTTTTGCATAACTCACTATATCAGGAGTTTCCATAATATGTACCCATTTTACCCTTCTAAAAATGCCTTTGTTTCCACTTACTAATTTTAAATCCTTTAATTCTGGCAAGTTTATTAACTGATCAAATGTAACCTCCATAATTAACTCTCCCCCATCAAAGCCTATTTCGAACTTATTCAATTATATTTTAATGCTTTTATTCCCAAAAAGATATATTAATGGAATAAAATGTTTATATTGTTGTATAAGCCCATAAAATATTTATATTAAAAACTAAAAGAAATTATAATAAAAATAGGGCTTAATACTGAATCAGTATCAAACCCTATTTTTATTATTAATTGAATTATTTTTCAGGTACTTCGTAAATAGCTGTAGCTTCAACTGTCATAACAGGATTTTCATAAACATTTACAGCAGAATCCTGTCTTAACATTCTAGCATTTTCAGCTATTTTAAAAGCTCTTAACTGTACTTTTCTTTTATTTCCACATTCTCCTATTATTCGTCCATCTACCTCTATAAAATCTCCTGCATAAGTAGGGAATGTATATCTAATTTCATCATAACCTAAGCATGTACCCTCATTGCCATCACGCATAATCATTAGGTTAGTTGCAACATCACCCATTAATTCTACTGTATGTGAACCATTAACTAATTCACCTGCATAATGAGCTTCACCTGAAGACATTCGAGTACGTATCATAGTTTCATAATTTTTTTCTGGTTTAACAAATGTTTCTGGCATTATAAGCACCTCCTAATTTTATAATATTATTCCCATTTGTTTTTTATAACACCCTCTGGTTGAACTCCCCTTTGGCAATTTTTCTTAACAACTAAAGTTCCTATTGCTCTTGCTACCAAAACTGGTGGGTCCAAAACATCAACATCATTTACTTTGGCATCGGGTTTTCCATTGCGTCTTGCTGGGGTAGCTACCTTATATGTTTCAAACTCACATTTACGAGAAGAATTTCCAACTTTAATTATACGTCCATGACATTCAATATAATCTCCTTCGTAAACTGGTTTTAAAAATTCCACTTTTTCATATCCTGCAAATAATGATTCATCTCCATCTTGAAGAACACAAAGTTCAGTTCCTACATCCCCATATATATCTAAATGTTTATTGGGTTTCATAACCCCTCCTAAATAATGTGTACTATCAGGATTTACCCTGTATCTAAGAATAGATTCTCTAACCATAAAAAACACCTCCAAAACATTTTATAGTAATATAAAATCTAATTTATTTATATGCCTTAATTTTTAATTAATGTATCTTCCTTTCATGATTATAATAACATCTTATTAAATTGAAATATATGTATTAAGTTAACAATCTTTTTGGGCTTTTTTACTATAAATAATTAACAATAAAATATGCATTAATGATACATTTCATTAATTGATGTTATTTTCAGAATTTATTGAGCTTAATTTTTCAATCACAACGAATTGACCTCTATTAATAGAACTTAAATAGAAAGGTATTTTCGTATCACCAAGCTTATCTACAGAAAAACCATCTATTATTCCTGTAAAATTATTATTTTTTAAAATTTCTTCTTTTAAGTCCTTTTTCTTTCCTTCAGTACTTTTAAGAGCTTCTATAAGCATTGAAGAAGCCTCATAACCAAAAGCAGCTCCAAATGAAGGTTCACTTCCAAATCTGGTTTTATAGTTATTTTGGAAATCTTTAAAAGCTTGAGATTTATCATTAGGAACATAACATTGTTCAACCTTCATTCCTTCAACTGCTGTACCGCCATTAACAATTAAAGTTGGTGTTTGTGCCCAAGAGGAAGCATATAATGGAAATGACAAATTCATAGATCTAATTTTTTGAGCAATCATAGCTGTGTCAATATCTGATGCAATTATAAGTATACCTTGTATTTTACTACCATTTAATTTAGATAATAATGATGAAAAATCTGATTGCTTCTTAGATGAAAAGCTAATTTCTCCATTTATGTTACCACCTAAAGATTTAAACTTATTTTCAAAAATTTCCATATAATCCTCTGAATATGCTTTATTATCTGTATCATAAATTATGGACATTTGCTTTATATTATTCTTTTTATAAATATATTCTGCAAAAGCTTTTGAGCTTTCGTTAAAGGAAGGATACACATGAAAAAAATAATCATCTATACCAGCTAATTTTGGAGTAGATACTGTTGGTCCTATCATTATTTCTTTATCATCATTTGCCATTTTAACACCTGCTAAAGTTTGTTCACTAGTAGAATGTCCGATAATAGCAACAGCACCTAATTTAATGAGATCTGAATCCATTTTTTGTGCCTGTTCTGGTATTCCAAGATCATCACGTATCATTAATTGTACCTTTTTCCCATTAATACCGCCTGATGCATTAATTTTTTCAACCGCAAGCTGAACTCCATTTCTCTCTTGTATCCCAATTTCAGACTGTTTACCTGTAAGTTGAGCATCAAAACCAATAATTATAGGTTTTTTACTTGTTGTTTTCATAAAAACAATCCATACTGTAAAAACAAATAAAAGTATACAAATGGATGTAACCAACAATCTCCTAACAAACTTTTGTTTCTTAATACCCATTTAAGCATCCCCCTTAACCAGTATAATATTTTTACATTAATTTAAATTTTTTCCATAAAAATATTATACTTCAATTTCACGAATACTTAAATAACTTTTTTATTTTTTGCTATAAAACACCCTGTAAAATACTTTATATAAGTAAATTTGCAGGGTGTTTTAATATTACGAAATGCTTTTTTTGTATTTTACAAATTCATTAACAGTTAAGAACGTTTCACTAAAACCTAACTTTTTACAAAACTTAGTTATATGAGGTGCTTCTAAATATGCTTTCTTAAGCTCCTCTTCTCTTGAAAAAATCTCTCTTGTTGTGCCATCCATTAACATTTCTCCTTGAGCAAACACAACAACTCTTTCAAAACATTCTGCTACAAAGTCCATATCATGAATTATGGTTATAACAAGTTTATTTTTTTCTCTCAATTTTAATATTATATTTTTAATTTTTTCTCTTCCTTCATAATCTTGCGCAATTGTTGGTTCATCAAATATTATAATATCTGTATTCATAGAAACTATTGAAGCTATACTTATAAGTTTTCTTTCAGATAAGCTTAAATCATAAGGATTGCTGTGTTCTAAATGCTCCAATCCTACCATTTTTAAAGCATCCATGGAATTTTTATAAGCTTCTTCTCTACTTTGTCCAATATTTAATGCTCCAAACATAACTTCATCTATTACTTTATTTTTAAATATTTGATCATTAGGATTTTGAAAAACCAATCCTATTTTTGATGATAAGCTGGCTACAGTTGCTTCTTTAGTGTTTATACCTTCTATGAGTATTTCACCTTCTAAGGGCTTTAAAAGACCTTTTAACAATTTAACAAAGGTAGTTTTTCCTGCTCCATTTTGACCAATTATAGCTGTGCTTCTATTGTCCAACTCTAAATTTATACCTTTTAAAATTTCCTCTTCCTTGCTATATGAAAAATGAAGATCTTTAACTTCAATTTTTTTATTCATTTGAATTCACCACCAAATCATAAGCTTCCTCTAAGGTTGCTGGATATAATCCAGTTTTAGGATTTATTATAGATAATTCTTTGCACATTTCTGTATAGGAAGGTTCTTTAACACCATAACTTCTTAAATCTTCTCTTGAAAAAACTTTTTCTGGTATATCAAAATCTATTAACTTTCCTTCACTTAAGAGCATTATTCTATCAGAATATTTAGCTATCTTCTCAATTTTATGCTCTACCATTATTACAGTCATGCCTTCCTTGCTTAATTTATGAACTGATTTAAATACTTCTTCTGAACCTTCTGGGTCAAGCTGTGATGTAGGTTCATCTAAAACTATTATATCTGGCTTCATTGCTATTATACTGGCAATTGCCATTCTTTGCATCTGCCCACCTGATAATGCAAAGGGATTTCTATCCTTAAATTTTTCTATAGATAAAAGCTTTAAAGAATAATCTATTCTCTCTTTCATTTCTTCTCTTGAAAGCCCCATATTTTCAAGTCCAAAGGCAATTTCTTCATATACAGTAAGTTTAGAACCTGTAACTTGGGTAAAAGGATTTTGAAAAACTATGCCAACCTTTAAAGATAAATCACTTATAGGAGTTTTTCTCACTTCTAATCCATCAATTAATACTTTTCCTCCATAGCCACCAAAGAAGAAATTAGGTACTAACCCAGTCAATGCCTGACATAAAGTTGATTTTCCTGCACCATTTCTTCCTACAATACCTATAAACTCTCCTTCTTCTATTTCAAATGATACACCCTTAAGCGCTAAATCCTTTGAAAGAGGATATTTATATTTTAAATTTTCTACTACTATTTTCTTCATAAAGCTACCCTCCATACTACTGCTGCAGCTA harbors:
- a CDS encoding acyl-CoA hydrolase, giving the protein MPETFVKPEKNYETMIRTRMSSGEAHYAGELVNGSHTVELMGDVATNLMIMRDGNEGTCLGYDEIRYTFPTYAGDFIEVDGRIIGECGNKRKVQLRAFKIAENARMLRQDSAVNVYENPVMTVEATAIYEVPEK
- a CDS encoding hotdog domain-containing protein; protein product: MVRESILRYRVNPDSTHYLGGVMKPNKHLDIYGDVGTELCVLQDGDESLFAGYEKVEFLKPVYEGDYIECHGRIIKVGNSSRKCEFETYKVATPARRNGKPDAKVNDVDVLDPPVLVARAIGTLVVKKNCQRGVQPEGVIKNKWE
- a CDS encoding ABC transporter substrate-binding protein: MGIKKQKFVRRLLVTSICILLFVFTVWIVFMKTTSKKPIIIGFDAQLTGKQSEIGIQERNGVQLAVEKINASGGINGKKVQLMIRDDLGIPEQAQKMDSDLIKLGAVAIIGHSTSEQTLAGVKMANDDKEIMIGPTVSTPKLAGIDDYFFHVYPSFNESSKAFAEYIYKKNNIKQMSIIYDTDNKAYSEDYMEIFENKFKSLGGNINGEISFSSKKQSDFSSLLSKLNGSKIQGILIIASDIDTAMIAQKIRSMNLSFPLYASSWAQTPTLIVNGGTAVEGMKVEQCYVPNDKSQAFKDFQNNYKTRFGSEPSFGAAFGYEASSMLIEALKSTEGKKKDLKEEILKNNNFTGIIDGFSVDKLGDTKIPFYLSSINRGQFVVIEKLSSINSENNIN
- a CDS encoding energy-coupling factor ABC transporter ATP-binding protein, whose product is MNKKIEVKDLHFSYSKEEEILKGINLELDNRSTAIIGQNGAGKTTFVKLLKGLLKPLEGEILIEGINTKEATVASLSSKIGLVFQNPNDQIFKNKVIDEVMFGALNIGQSREEAYKNSMDALKMVGLEHLEHSNPYDLSLSERKLISIASIVSMNTDIIIFDEPTIAQDYEGREKIKNIILKLREKNKLVITIIHDMDFVAECFERVVVFAQGEMLMDGTTREIFSREEELKKAYLEAPHITKFCKKLGFSETFLTVNEFVKYKKSIS
- a CDS encoding energy-coupling factor ABC transporter ATP-binding protein; its protein translation is MKKIVVENLKYKYPLSKDLALKGVSFEIEEGEFIGIVGRNGAGKSTLCQALTGLVPNFFFGGYGGKVLIDGLEVRKTPISDLSLKVGIVFQNPFTQVTGSKLTVYEEIAFGLENMGLSREEMKERIDYSLKLLSIEKFKDRNPFALSGGQMQRMAIASIIAMKPDIIVLDEPTSQLDPEGSEEVFKSVHKLSKEGMTVIMVEHKIEKIAKYSDRIMLLSEGKLIDFDIPEKVFSREDLRSYGVKEPSYTEMCKELSIINPKTGLYPATLEEAYDLVVNSNE